The following coding sequences are from one Venturia canescens isolate UGA chromosome 5, ASM1945775v1, whole genome shotgun sequence window:
- the LOC122410876 gene encoding S-formylglutathione hydrolase, translated as MYSYVTKELLDLVNEKFPVTHGEQSIMGHSMGGHGALICALKNPGLYKSVSAFAPICNPTKSQWGKKVFTGYLGENEEDWAEWDATILAKKYRGPILSILIDQGTADQFLHQLMPENLVTATQDADLTLVLRRQEGYDHGYFFVATFIEDHIKHHAKNLRN; from the exons ATGTACAGTTACGTGACTAAAGAGCTGCTGGACCTTgttaatgagaaatttcctGTTACACACGGAGAACAATCGATCATGGGACACAG TATGGGTGGTCACGGTGCTCTTATATGCGCACTGAAGAATCCTGGTCTCTACAAATCTGTATCGGCTTTTGCACCCATTTGTAATCCGACTAAAAGCCAATGGGGTAAAAAAGTATTCACAGGGTATTTGGGCGAGAACGAAGAAGATTGGGCTGAATGGGATGCAACGATTCTTGCAAAAAAATATAGGGGTCCAATTTTGTCCATTTTGATTGATCAG GGCACAGCGGACCAATTTTTGCATCAGTTAATGCCGGAAAATTTGGTGACAGCGACTCAAGATGCTGATTTGACTCTAGTATTGAGACGCCAGGAGGGATATGATCACGGCTATTTCTTCGTAGCTACTTTTATTGAGGATCACATCAAGCATCACGCCAAGAATTTGCGGAACTAG
- the rho-7 gene encoding presenilins-associated rhomboid-like protein, mitochondrial isoform X1, whose amino-acid sequence MAGNYFFTEQLERNSWRLLNVKTRHSFDLVHIYREKVLHKILSRVVAMAARALLYLGQTSNKCIFTSLQYQKPRLQVQTSWRQTRGFKRPKDTSKETNSAFSEIAVETATMSSGKLWKPLGFTITFSGASIVTASIWEYENMRGRMFNSFNSFTRLRSGWRGEAQRWWRSLSDGERVFAPICFLNVVVYLGWRIPALKSTMLRYFCTNPSSNVMCWPMLLSTFSHYSLFHLAANMYVLHSFSTAAVSSLGKEQFVAFYLSSGVVSSMVSNVYKTAFARPGLSVGASGAIMGVLGFICTQYPESMLNIAFLPMWKFTAGSVIKGLVAMDLAGCIAGWKFMDHAAHLGGAFFGIFWQTWGNKNIWQEREPIIKYWHDFRKPPRSN is encoded by the exons ATGGcggggaattatttttttaccgaaCAGCTGGAAAGGAACTCGTGGCGTCTGCTAAATGTCAAAACTCGTCA CAGCTTTGACCTCGTGCACATATATCGGGAGAAAGTTCTGCACAAAATATTAAGCCGGGTTGTCGCGATGGCGGCCAGGGCATTGTTGTATCTTGGTCAAACGTCAAacaaatg TATTTTCACGAGTTTACAATACCAAAAACCGAGACTACAGGTCCAAACTTCGTGGAGACAAACGAGAGGATTCAAGAGACCAAAAGACACGTCTAAAGAAACAAATAGTGCTTTTTCAGAAATTGCTGTTGAAACGGCAACCATGAGCTctggaaaattatggaaacCCCTTGGATTTACCATCACA TTTAGTGGTGCTTCAATCGTCACTGCATCAATATGGGAGTACGAAAATATGCGTGGACGCATGTTCAATTCGTTCAATTCGTTCACTCGACTT CGATCCGGCTGGAGAGGCGAAGCTCAACGCTGGTGGAGAAGTCTTTCAGATGGCGAACGCGTATTTGCCCCTATTTGTTTCCTCAACGTTGTCGTTTATCTTGGTTGGAGAATACCGGCACTGAAGAGTACAATGCTTCGCTATTTTTGTACCAATCCTTCATCCA atGTGATGTGCTGGCCGATGCTACTCTCAACGTTTTCACACTATTCGTTATTCCATTTGGCAGCGAATATGTACGTGCTCCACAGCTTTAGTACAGCAGCTGTATCAAGTTTGGGAAAGGAGCAATTTGTAGCGTTTTACTTGTCAAGTGGTGTAGTTTCAAGCATGGTTAGCAATGTTTACAAGACTGCTTTTGCCAGACCAGGATTATCTGTCGGAgct TCTGGTGCGATAATGGGTGTTCTTGGTTTCATATGTACTCAATATCCTGAATCGATGTTGAATATAGCTTTCCTACCAATGTGGAAATTTACAGCTGGCAGT GTAATAAAGGGACTCGTGGCAATGGACTTGGCCGGATGTATAGCTGGTTGGAAATTTATGGATCATGCAGCACATTTAGGTGGTGCTTTCTTTGGAAT atttTGGCAAACTTGGGGAAACAAGAATATATGGCAAGAACGAGAACCCATTATAAAATATTGGCATGATTTCCGAAAGCCACCAAGATcgaattag
- the rho-7 gene encoding presenilins-associated rhomboid-like protein, mitochondrial isoform X2, which yields MAARALLYLGQTSNKCIFTSLQYQKPRLQVQTSWRQTRGFKRPKDTSKETNSAFSEIAVETATMSSGKLWKPLGFTITFSGASIVTASIWEYENMRGRMFNSFNSFTRLRSGWRGEAQRWWRSLSDGERVFAPICFLNVVVYLGWRIPALKSTMLRYFCTNPSSNVMCWPMLLSTFSHYSLFHLAANMYVLHSFSTAAVSSLGKEQFVAFYLSSGVVSSMVSNVYKTAFARPGLSVGASGAIMGVLGFICTQYPESMLNIAFLPMWKFTAGSVIKGLVAMDLAGCIAGWKFMDHAAHLGGAFFGIFWQTWGNKNIWQEREPIIKYWHDFRKPPRSN from the exons ATGGCGGCCAGGGCATTGTTGTATCTTGGTCAAACGTCAAacaaatg TATTTTCACGAGTTTACAATACCAAAAACCGAGACTACAGGTCCAAACTTCGTGGAGACAAACGAGAGGATTCAAGAGACCAAAAGACACGTCTAAAGAAACAAATAGTGCTTTTTCAGAAATTGCTGTTGAAACGGCAACCATGAGCTctggaaaattatggaaacCCCTTGGATTTACCATCACA TTTAGTGGTGCTTCAATCGTCACTGCATCAATATGGGAGTACGAAAATATGCGTGGACGCATGTTCAATTCGTTCAATTCGTTCACTCGACTT CGATCCGGCTGGAGAGGCGAAGCTCAACGCTGGTGGAGAAGTCTTTCAGATGGCGAACGCGTATTTGCCCCTATTTGTTTCCTCAACGTTGTCGTTTATCTTGGTTGGAGAATACCGGCACTGAAGAGTACAATGCTTCGCTATTTTTGTACCAATCCTTCATCCA atGTGATGTGCTGGCCGATGCTACTCTCAACGTTTTCACACTATTCGTTATTCCATTTGGCAGCGAATATGTACGTGCTCCACAGCTTTAGTACAGCAGCTGTATCAAGTTTGGGAAAGGAGCAATTTGTAGCGTTTTACTTGTCAAGTGGTGTAGTTTCAAGCATGGTTAGCAATGTTTACAAGACTGCTTTTGCCAGACCAGGATTATCTGTCGGAgct TCTGGTGCGATAATGGGTGTTCTTGGTTTCATATGTACTCAATATCCTGAATCGATGTTGAATATAGCTTTCCTACCAATGTGGAAATTTACAGCTGGCAGT GTAATAAAGGGACTCGTGGCAATGGACTTGGCCGGATGTATAGCTGGTTGGAAATTTATGGATCATGCAGCACATTTAGGTGGTGCTTTCTTTGGAAT atttTGGCAAACTTGGGGAAACAAGAATATATGGCAAGAACGAGAACCCATTATAAAATATTGGCATGATTTCCGAAAGCCACCAAGATcgaattag
- the pigeon gene encoding protein pigeon isoform X1, which yields MAENLAAKLYLLLEHESGKAEKWKLLGQERDGSLLVGWIEEKSLDGGTSISNSVVGHYDRTKEKLQILQRFDNVLNIVQATVNQNHTLLGYVIKEKAKILETAKPAVNSEENSENTKEEDPTENSAENKSCSDHSVSNVEAYSPYVVEVNSKKIHRLEIERTKQIRVQFLYKHKEQKNGDRFLVLIHQECVMMYTVIFDETNEPPTLASLDSESLVRTFIWAQWDVTNQVLYHIHNRRAPTSLVTEDDNESRAKTNATSPTLSGLQFHDDLPHETVLNIPLNLPQLPSTGNCGTYEDDVIPLRVHDCSLDLIVISDSKGMVCVCHHYLYRPVQPPQHVLEASLSESNTVHFAYSVTLLHHSCVIHCVVPGIPWSQAKLMRPTFAISGDYMIVFVQGSFTHLLEIGVNHDPCCHILCGPLVSVPSQSSYLVPLLDLTAPMQRQSSGVKKNEIHGKLRDFNSETNGSMQDFVSNIPSIDLPTLDLVTISISTEFLIDVFRKENSVQVRMGIIHYFLCHRNDLEIVAFLVSLIAEKPRSLDVVRFMQEILVGGSYALVQKNLLPDAVPLLSLLPITMVEETAGYDAKINDLHITLSHEKLWNTSVMLLSPQQRLVPYRSDLWTRLWDNLGKRSENRPRFKTSQIAEKLLVSLACYQPEALSRTSTPMSPSGGLVLASASFGDLMSNRSNKILGDSALPFVEVESCTASKQEHIVSVNLRELSMYLLKHGTQTPPSSYVSCTPLQVHAMATRHVAAQLESSRSLCQMICKAANVDPRMEQERGFILIDQLDETRRNLLFMLLERYRYAIENSAFPMPQGFTSFFTYLGYRSLRYSMFLQYVERSVFELQVDVTKIIIADIGDTKENVIKKLQLLSLLPRTRAKRLLNQWLHPVSFMIRAREHATNILSGEVCQTRGRTLQHCNRHNGTMKSKSLAAFPSADRLSPLDTFLDLLTAKASLNELDFGLLIEATVTSTEDFL from the exons ATGGCAGAGAATCTTGCTGCGAAGCTTTATCTTCTGTTGGAGCATGAAAGCGGAAAGG cggagaaatggaAATTACTGGGACAAGAAAGAGATGGATCTCTGCTTGTTGGATGGATCGAAGAAAAGTCTTTAGATGGAGGAACTTCTATTTCAAATTCAGTCGTCGGACACTATGATAGAACCAAGGAAAAATTACAG ATTTTACAACGCTTCGATAATGTACTGAACATAGTTCAAGCTACAGTCAACCAAAATCATACTTTGTTGGGATACGTCATCAAGGAGAAAGCTAAGATTTTAGAAACAGCAAAACCTGCTGTAAATTCTGAAGAAAATAGTGAGAATACGAAAGAGGAGGATCCGACTGAAAATTCAGCAGAAAACAAAAGCTGTAGTGACCACTCAGTCTCAAATGTTGAAGCTTACAGCCCTTACGTCGTTGAGGTCAATTCCAAAAAGATTCACCGTTTAGAAATTGAGAGAACAAAACAGATCCGAGTACAATTTTTATACAAACATAAAGAACAGAAAAACGGAGACAGATTTTTGGTGCTGATACATCAAGAAT gCGTTATGATGTACACGGTGATTTTCGATGAGACCAACGAGCCTCCGACACTCGCCTCTCTTGATTCGGAATCATTGGTTCGAACCTTTATTTGGGCTCAGTGGGACGTAACTAATCAGGTGCTTTATCACATTCACAATCGACGAGCTCCCACTAGTTTGGTAACCGAGGACGATAACGAGAGTCGTGCAAAAACTAACGCCACATCACCAACTCTCAGTGGTTTACAATTTCACGATGATCTTCCTCACGAGACAGTG CTCAACATACCCCTGAATTTGCCTCAGCTACCGAGCACCGGAAATTGCGGGACTTACGAGGACGATGTGATTCCTTTAAGAGTTCACGATTGTTCATTGGATCTGATAGTGATATCGGATTCGAAAGGAATGGTTTGCGTTTGTCATCATTATTTGTATCGGCCTGTGCAGCCGCCTCAGCACGTTCTTGAGGCATCCTTAAGCGAATCGAACACAGTTCATTTCGCGTATTCGGTAACGTTATTGCATCACAGTTGCGTCATACATTGCGTAGTGCCAGGAATTCCGTGGTCACAGGCGAAGTTGATGAGGCCAACGTTCGCGATATCGGGAGATTACATGATAGTTTTTGTGCAAGGTTCATTTACGCATTTGTTGGAAATCGGTGTGAATCACGATCCGTGTTGTCATATTTTGTGCGGGCCTCTCGTTTCTGTACCCTCGCAATCGTCTTATCTCGTTCCTTTGCTCGACCTCACAGCGCCGATGCAACGTCAATCGAGCGGcgtgaagaaaaacgaaattcatggTAAATTGCGAGATTTTAATTCGGAAACGAATGGGTCGATGCAGGATTTCGTTTCGAATATTCCGAGCATAGATCTGCCGACTCTGGACCTCGTCACGATATCCATAAGTACCGAATTCTTAATCGATGTATTTCGCAAGGAGAATTCGGTGCAAGTTCGCATGGGAATTATCCATTACTTTCTTTGTCACCGCAACGATCTGGAAATAGTCGCTTTTCTCGTCTCTTTGATCGCTGAAAAACCGCGATCTCTCGATGTTGTACGCTTCATGCAGGAAATCCTCGTCGGAGGTTCGTACGCTCTGGTACAAAAAAATCTGCTCCCCGATGCGGTGCCCCTGCTCTCGTTATTGCCCATCACCATGGTCGAAGAAACTGCTGGCTACGATGCGAAAATCAATGATTTGCATATAACCCTGAGCCATGAAAAATTGTGGAACACTTCCGTCATGCTCCTGTCACCGCAGCAAAGACTCGTGCCCTACCGCAGTGATTTGTGGACCAGGCTCTGGGACAATCTTGGTAAAAGAAGTGAGAATCGACCTAGATTTAAAACTAGTCAAATTGCGGAGAAGTTACTTGTTTCTTTGGCCTGCTATCAGCCGGAAGCACTGTCTAGAACGAGCACTCCAATGTCTCCGAGTGGAGG GCTTGTATTGGCTTCTGCATCTTTCGGAGATTTAATGAGCAATCGTAGCAACAAAATTCTGGGGGATTCGGCACTACCGTTCGTCGAGGTTGAAAGTTGTACAGCTTCGAAACAAGAGCACATTGTGTCAGTAAATCTTCGAGAACTTTCGATGTATCTTTTGAAACATGGTACACAAACTCCGCCGAGTTCGTACGTTTCGTGTACGCCTTTGCAGGTTCACGCAATGGCTACGAGGCACGTTGCAGCTCAATTGGAAAGTTCGCGATCACTTTGTCAAATGATTTGCAAAGCTGCTAACGTCGATCCTCGAATGGAACAGGAGCGAGGATTTATCCTCAT TGACCAATTAGATGAGACTCGACGAAATCTTCTGTTTATGCTACTCGAGCGCTATCGTTACGCTATCGAGAACAGCGCTTTTCCAATGCCTCAAGGATTCACGTCTTTCTTCACGTATCTTGGCTATAGAAGTCTGAGATATTCCATGTTCTTACAATACGTCGAACGTTCCGTATTTGAACTCCAGGTGGACGTTACCAAAATTATCATAGCAG ATATTGGAGACACGAAGGAaaacgtgataaaaaaattacaactaTTGTCTCTCCTGCCTCGAACCCGTGCCAAAAGGTTGCTCAATCAGTGGCTCCATCCGGTCAGTTTTATGATCAGAGCACGGGAACACGCGACAAACATTTTGTCTGGCGAAGTATGTCAAACACGTGGAAGAACGTTACAGCATTGTAATCGTCACAATGGTACGATGAAATCAAAAA GTTTGGCAGCATTTCCTTCGGCCGATCGTCTCTCGCCATTGGACACATTCCTCGATTTACTTACGGCAAAAGCAAGTCTCAACGAACTTGACTTTGGTTTATTAATCGAGGCGACGGTCACGTCGACGgaagattttctttaa
- the pigeon gene encoding protein pigeon isoform X2: MAENLAAKLYLLLEHESGKAEKWKLLGQERDGSLLVGWIEEKSLDGGTSISNSVVGHYDRTKEKLQILQRFDNVLNIVQATVNQNHTLLGYVIKEKAKILETAKPAVNSEENSENTKEEDPTENSAENKSCSDHSVSNVEAYSPYVVEVNSKKIHRLEIERTKQIRVQFLYKHKEQKNGDRFLVLIHQECVMMYTVIFDETNEPPTLASLDSESLVRTFIWAQWDVTNQVLYHIHNRRAPTSLVTEDDNESRAKTNATSPTLSGLQFHDDLPHETVLNIPLNLPQLPSTGNCGTYEDDVIPLRVHDCSLDLIVISDSKGMVCVCHHYLYRPVQPPQHVLEASLSESNTVHFAYSVTLLHHSCVIHCVVPGIPWSQAKLMRPTFAISGDYMIVFVQGSFTHLLEIGVNHDPCCHILCGPLVSVPSQSSYLVPLLDLTAPMQRQSSGVKKNEIHGKLRDFNSETNGSMQDFVSNIPSIDLPTLDLVTISISTEFLIDVFRKENSVQVRMGIIHYFLCHRNDLEIVAFLVSLIAEKPRSLDVVRFMQEILVGGSYALVQKNLLPDAVPLLSLLPITMVEETAGYDAKINDLHITLSHEKLWNTSVMLLSPQQRLVPYRSDLWTRLWDNLGKRSENRPRFKTSQIAEKLLVSLACYQPEALSRTSTPMSPSGGLVLASASFGDLMSNRSNKILGDSALPFVEVESCTASKQEHIVSVNLRELSMYLLKHGTQTPPSSYVSCTPLQVHAMATRHVAAQLESSRSLCQMICKAANVDPRMEQERGFILIDQLDETRRNLLFMLLERYRYAIENSAFPMPQGFTSFFTYLGYRSLRYSMFLQYVERSVFELQVDVTKIIIADIGDTKENVIKKLQLLSLLPRTRAKRLLNQWLHPVSFMIRAREHATNILSGEVCQTRGRTLQHCNRHNGLAAFPSADRLSPLDTFLDLLTAKASLNELDFGLLIEATVTSTEDFL; encoded by the exons ATGGCAGAGAATCTTGCTGCGAAGCTTTATCTTCTGTTGGAGCATGAAAGCGGAAAGG cggagaaatggaAATTACTGGGACAAGAAAGAGATGGATCTCTGCTTGTTGGATGGATCGAAGAAAAGTCTTTAGATGGAGGAACTTCTATTTCAAATTCAGTCGTCGGACACTATGATAGAACCAAGGAAAAATTACAG ATTTTACAACGCTTCGATAATGTACTGAACATAGTTCAAGCTACAGTCAACCAAAATCATACTTTGTTGGGATACGTCATCAAGGAGAAAGCTAAGATTTTAGAAACAGCAAAACCTGCTGTAAATTCTGAAGAAAATAGTGAGAATACGAAAGAGGAGGATCCGACTGAAAATTCAGCAGAAAACAAAAGCTGTAGTGACCACTCAGTCTCAAATGTTGAAGCTTACAGCCCTTACGTCGTTGAGGTCAATTCCAAAAAGATTCACCGTTTAGAAATTGAGAGAACAAAACAGATCCGAGTACAATTTTTATACAAACATAAAGAACAGAAAAACGGAGACAGATTTTTGGTGCTGATACATCAAGAAT gCGTTATGATGTACACGGTGATTTTCGATGAGACCAACGAGCCTCCGACACTCGCCTCTCTTGATTCGGAATCATTGGTTCGAACCTTTATTTGGGCTCAGTGGGACGTAACTAATCAGGTGCTTTATCACATTCACAATCGACGAGCTCCCACTAGTTTGGTAACCGAGGACGATAACGAGAGTCGTGCAAAAACTAACGCCACATCACCAACTCTCAGTGGTTTACAATTTCACGATGATCTTCCTCACGAGACAGTG CTCAACATACCCCTGAATTTGCCTCAGCTACCGAGCACCGGAAATTGCGGGACTTACGAGGACGATGTGATTCCTTTAAGAGTTCACGATTGTTCATTGGATCTGATAGTGATATCGGATTCGAAAGGAATGGTTTGCGTTTGTCATCATTATTTGTATCGGCCTGTGCAGCCGCCTCAGCACGTTCTTGAGGCATCCTTAAGCGAATCGAACACAGTTCATTTCGCGTATTCGGTAACGTTATTGCATCACAGTTGCGTCATACATTGCGTAGTGCCAGGAATTCCGTGGTCACAGGCGAAGTTGATGAGGCCAACGTTCGCGATATCGGGAGATTACATGATAGTTTTTGTGCAAGGTTCATTTACGCATTTGTTGGAAATCGGTGTGAATCACGATCCGTGTTGTCATATTTTGTGCGGGCCTCTCGTTTCTGTACCCTCGCAATCGTCTTATCTCGTTCCTTTGCTCGACCTCACAGCGCCGATGCAACGTCAATCGAGCGGcgtgaagaaaaacgaaattcatggTAAATTGCGAGATTTTAATTCGGAAACGAATGGGTCGATGCAGGATTTCGTTTCGAATATTCCGAGCATAGATCTGCCGACTCTGGACCTCGTCACGATATCCATAAGTACCGAATTCTTAATCGATGTATTTCGCAAGGAGAATTCGGTGCAAGTTCGCATGGGAATTATCCATTACTTTCTTTGTCACCGCAACGATCTGGAAATAGTCGCTTTTCTCGTCTCTTTGATCGCTGAAAAACCGCGATCTCTCGATGTTGTACGCTTCATGCAGGAAATCCTCGTCGGAGGTTCGTACGCTCTGGTACAAAAAAATCTGCTCCCCGATGCGGTGCCCCTGCTCTCGTTATTGCCCATCACCATGGTCGAAGAAACTGCTGGCTACGATGCGAAAATCAATGATTTGCATATAACCCTGAGCCATGAAAAATTGTGGAACACTTCCGTCATGCTCCTGTCACCGCAGCAAAGACTCGTGCCCTACCGCAGTGATTTGTGGACCAGGCTCTGGGACAATCTTGGTAAAAGAAGTGAGAATCGACCTAGATTTAAAACTAGTCAAATTGCGGAGAAGTTACTTGTTTCTTTGGCCTGCTATCAGCCGGAAGCACTGTCTAGAACGAGCACTCCAATGTCTCCGAGTGGAGG GCTTGTATTGGCTTCTGCATCTTTCGGAGATTTAATGAGCAATCGTAGCAACAAAATTCTGGGGGATTCGGCACTACCGTTCGTCGAGGTTGAAAGTTGTACAGCTTCGAAACAAGAGCACATTGTGTCAGTAAATCTTCGAGAACTTTCGATGTATCTTTTGAAACATGGTACACAAACTCCGCCGAGTTCGTACGTTTCGTGTACGCCTTTGCAGGTTCACGCAATGGCTACGAGGCACGTTGCAGCTCAATTGGAAAGTTCGCGATCACTTTGTCAAATGATTTGCAAAGCTGCTAACGTCGATCCTCGAATGGAACAGGAGCGAGGATTTATCCTCAT TGACCAATTAGATGAGACTCGACGAAATCTTCTGTTTATGCTACTCGAGCGCTATCGTTACGCTATCGAGAACAGCGCTTTTCCAATGCCTCAAGGATTCACGTCTTTCTTCACGTATCTTGGCTATAGAAGTCTGAGATATTCCATGTTCTTACAATACGTCGAACGTTCCGTATTTGAACTCCAGGTGGACGTTACCAAAATTATCATAGCAG ATATTGGAGACACGAAGGAaaacgtgataaaaaaattacaactaTTGTCTCTCCTGCCTCGAACCCGTGCCAAAAGGTTGCTCAATCAGTGGCTCCATCCGGTCAGTTTTATGATCAGAGCACGGGAACACGCGACAAACATTTTGTCTGGCGAAGTATGTCAAACACGTGGAAGAACGTTACAGCATTGTAATCGTCACAATG GTTTGGCAGCATTTCCTTCGGCCGATCGTCTCTCGCCATTGGACACATTCCTCGATTTACTTACGGCAAAAGCAAGTCTCAACGAACTTGACTTTGGTTTATTAATCGAGGCGACGGTCACGTCGACGgaagattttctttaa
- the RpI12 gene encoding DNA-directed RNA polymerase I subunit RPA12 produces MTKDSGNVSFTTTPGFCSDCGTILPILNDHGNVTCFACDRIWGSEAFGDMAMSCTIEFNDKRTYTKHKEKESAEDADGPIVERQCPQCDNNKMSYATLQLRSADEGQTVFYTCTKCKFKETENS; encoded by the exons ATGACGAAAGATTCAGGAAATGTTTCATTCACAACGACGCCAGGATTCTGCTCTGATTGTGGCACGATTTTACCAATTCTCAATGATCATGGCAATGTGACGTGTTTTGCTTGTGATCGAATTTGGGGTTCCGAAG CTTTCGGAGACATGGCAATGTCTTGTACTATTGAATTCAATGATAAACGTACTTATACAAAACACAAGGAAAAGGAAAGTGCAGAAGATGCTGACGGTCCCATAGTTGAGAGACAATGTCCCCAATGTGACAACAATAAAATGTCATATGCGACTCTTCAATTGAGATCAGCTGACGAAGGACAGACTGTATTTTATACCTGTACAAAATGCAA ATTCaaagaaacggaaaattcataa